From the genome of Vicia villosa cultivar HV-30 ecotype Madison, WI linkage group LG2, Vvil1.0, whole genome shotgun sequence, one region includes:
- the LOC131650035 gene encoding uncharacterized protein LOC131650035 encodes MNEPWLRGTREGCLMGPQTQGVYTLTINDLLLPNVKQWNMGVLRDLFDYSVVRDILQVPLSEEVVEDRMIWKDDVSGNYSVRSGYRSWRKHHESVGLVEEGVNWSDLWNIIAPSRVKHIIWRICSGCLPSKDIRSLIFDICMKEDRLTAGRVAVLLEGLWKNRNDFVWHNEKEYASKLGWLAFHKWQDWFMAQNILAPRLDNGEVVSWYPPPIGSFKCNVDAAFNKRVGTTNRGWCMRNDHGNFVGAGTAWDNSNFSVLEAEASALKEAIHSVIMFHNAPTIFESDSQQVVQALTSNKPGSSEFSSIINSIKLLLLDFPYFEVKFIKRQANMVAHTLAKATNSWSRRCMFDVIPPCITLYLINESS; translated from the exons ATGAATGAACCATGGCTTAGAGGGACTAGAGAAGGTTGTTTGATGGGTCCTCAAACTCAAGGTGTGTATACTTTAACTATTAATGATCTATTGCTACCTAATGTCAAACAATGGAATATGGGAGTTTTACGTGATTTGTTTGATTACTCAGTGGTTCGTGATATTCTACAAGTTCCGTTGTCAGAAGAAGTGGTTGAAGACCGTATGATCTGGAAGGATGATGTAAGTGGTAATTATAGTGTCCGATCGGGATATAGAAGTTGGAGAAAGCATCACGAAAGTGTGGGCTTGGTTGAGGAAGGAGTAAACTGGAGTGATCTCTGGAATATAATAGCTCCGTCTCGAGTGAAACATATTATTTGGAGGATTTGTAGTGGTTGTCTCCCATCTAAG GATATCCGGTCCCTTATATTCGATATTTGCATGAAGGAGGATAGGCTTACCGCAGGAAGAGTGGCGGTTTTGTTGGAAGGGCTATGGAAGAATAGGAATGACTTCGTGTGGCATAATGAAAAGGAATATGCTTCCAAACTTGGTTGGTTAGCATTCCATAAGTGGCAAGATTGGTTTATGGCCCAAAATATTCTGGCGCCGCGGTTAGATAATGGAGAAGTGGTTTCATGGTACCCGCCTCCTATTGGTAGCTTCAAATGTAATGTGGATGCCGCTTTCAATAAGCGTGTAGGGACTACGAATCGAGGATGGTGTATGCGTAACGATCACGGTAACTTTGTTGGCGCGGGTACGGCTTGGGATAATAGTAACTTTTCGGTGTTGGAAGCTGAGGCCTCAGCTCTTAAGGAAGCAATTCATTCTGTTATTATGTTTCATAATGCTCCGACAATTTTTGAAAGTGATTCTCAACAGGTGGTCCAAGCCCTTACATCTAATAAGCCGGGTAGCTCTGAGTTTTCCTCTATTATTAATTCTATTAAGCTGTTGCTATTAGATTTCCCCtactttgaggttaagtttatcaagcgtcaagcgaatatggttgcccatACCTTAGCTAAGGCGACCAATTCTTGGTCTCGACGCTGTATGTTTgatgtaattcctccttgtattactctttatttgattaatgaaagcAGTTAA
- the LOC131646816 gene encoding uncharacterized protein LOC131646816: MSSGFEESTKSASSSSGNSSNNGAADFECNICYDLARDPVVTLCGHLFCWPCLYRWLHRRSRSRGCPLCKALVEEQKLVPLYGKGRSVTDSRMEIPPRPSGQRPQTVVEEELEAPRDIHVLDVRLEIDQPIEEFRAVAEQRFNEYIDERIQEYRAVVEQHIREQIDQRIEEYRVSIEQRFNESIDQRIEEYRAASGV, encoded by the coding sequence ATGTCGAGTGGTTTTGAAGAATCAACGAAATCAGCATCATCTTCTTCGGGGAACAGTTCCAATAACGGTGCTGCTGATTTTGAATGCAACATTTGTTACGATTTGGCTCGGGATCCAGTGGTGACGCTCTGTGGTCATTTATTCTGTTGGCCGTGTCTTTACAGGTGGTTGCATCGTCGTTCTCGTTCTCGAGGATGTCCTCTTTGCAAAGCACTTGTTGAAGAACAGAAACTGGTTCCTCTTTATGGTAAAGGAAGATCGGTAACTGATTCAAGAATGGAGATTCCTCCTCGTCCTTCAGGACAGAGGCCACAAACTGTTGTGGAAGAGGAACTTGAGGCTCCACGTGACATTCATGTGTTGGATGTGCGCTTGGAGATAGATCAGCCTATTGAGGAGTTTCGTGCGGTTGCAGAGCAGCGTTTCAACGAGTATATAGATGAGCGTATCCAGGAGTATCGTGCGGTTGTAGAGCAGCATATCAGGGAGCAGATAGATCAGCGTATCGAAGAGTATCGCGTGTCTATAGAGCAGCGTTTCAATGAGAGTATAGATCAGCGTATAGAAGAGTATCGAGCGGCTTCAGGCGTCTGA
- the LOC131650036 gene encoding uncharacterized protein LOC131650036: MSSGFGETMSSNIDAADFECNICFDLAQEPVVTLCGHLFCWPCLYRWLHHRSNPQGCPVCKTLVEEQKLVPLYGKGRSVTSPRMEVPRRPSDFHILFARLEQSLLSRQSTEKRFKEYIDKRIMEIHEAEEQRFELLQGAQEQRSKRLEQRIKDCRANEEQRIKRFRAVAEQLIKERRAVVEQCIKECSPEAERRIKECRADAKERIKKCQADAEQGIKRCRAEFLAESEQHIKKYRAESGQLMLECHAEYRSKSEQHIKECRAETAQRIMEYRAEAEQRIKEYLSDAKQRIQESRTEFLADAEQRIKECRAEAEHRIKEIRAEEEQRIQKCHAEADQRIKEYQAEYRVEAE; this comes from the coding sequence ATGTCGAGTGGTTTTGGAGAAACAATGAGTTCCAATATCGACGCTGCTGATTTCGAATGTAACATTTGTTTCGATTTGGCTCAGGAACCAGTGGTGACGCTTTGTGGTCATTTATTCTGTTGGCCATGTCTTTACAGGTGGTTACATCATCGTTCTAATCCTCAAGGATGCCCTGTTTGCAAAACACTTGTTGAAGAACAGAAATTGGTTCCTCTTTATGGTAAAGGAAGATCTGTAACTAGTCCAAGAATGGAGGTTCCTCGTCGTCCTTCGGACTTTCATATATTGTTTGCGCGCTTAGAGCAATCGCTTTTGTCTCGTCAGTCTACAGAAAAGCGTTTCAAGGAGTATATAGATAAGCGTATTATGGAGATTCATGAGGCTGAAGAGCAGCGTTTCGAGCTGCTTCAGGGGGCTCAAGAGCAGCGTTCCAAGCGGCTTGAGCAGCGTATTAAGGATTGTCGCGCGAATGAAGAGCAGCGTATCAAGAGGTTTCGTGCGGTTGCTGAGCAGCTTATCAAGGAGCGTCGTGCGGTGGTAGAGCAGTGTATCAAGGAGTGTAGCCCAGAGGCAGAGCGGCGTATCAAGGAGTGTCGTGCCGATGCAAAAGAGCGTATCAAGAAGTGTCAGGCAGATGCAGAGCAGGGTATCAAGAGGTGTCGTGCTGAGTTTCTTGCGGAATCAGAGCAACATATCAAGAAGTATCGTGCGGAATCAGGGCAGCTTATGCTCGAGTGTCATGCTGAGTATCGATCGAAATCAGAGCAGCATATCAAGGAGTGTCGTGCGGAGACAGCGCAGCGTATCATGGAGTATCGTGCAGAGGCAGAGCAGCGTATCAAGGAGTATCTTTCGGATGCAAAGCAGCGTATCCAGGAGAGTCGTACCGAGTTTCTTGCGGATGCAGAGCAGCGTATCAAGGAGTGTCGTGCGGAGGCAGAGCATCGTATCAAAGAGATTCGTGCGGAGGAAGAGCAGCGTATACAGAAGTGTCATGCAGAGGCTGATCAACGAATTAAGGAGTATCAGGCGGAGTATCGTGTGGAGGCAGAGTAG